The Epinephelus lanceolatus isolate andai-2023 chromosome 8, ASM4190304v1, whole genome shotgun sequence genome includes a window with the following:
- the slc9a8 gene encoding sodium/hydrogen exchanger 8, which produces MGGVYRNVLSLLFLLLFVSTCVPQRAETKQPLDLRERDDDGGGGVNHKGTPVENQQASIKHDREDGHDSVGPQKDGQSVSKSNDTDSYSNETLHSTMPAVKPTTPAPPTAKPILPVQTGVKAQEEEQSSGLTIFFSLLVIGICIILVHLLIKFKLHFLPESVAVVSLGILMGGFIKIIEFQELANWKEEEMFRPNMFFLLLLPPIIFESGYSLHKGNFFQNIGSITLFAVIGTAFSAFIVGGGIYFLGQADVIYKMSMTDSFAFGSLISAVDPVATIAIFNALNVDPVLNMLVFGESILNDAVSIVLTNTAEGFFSRSDNSMVTGWETFLQALGYFLKMFFGSAALGTLTGLISALFLKHFDLRKTPSLEFGMMIIFAYLPYGLAEGIKLSGIMSILFAGIVMSHYTHHNLSPVTQILMQQTLRTVAFMCETCVFAFLGLSIFSFPHNFEISFVIWCIVLVLLGRAVNIFPLSFLLNFFRDHKITPKMMFIMWFSGLRGAIPYALSLHLGLEPIEKRQLIGTTTIIIVLFTILLLGGGTMPLIRIMDIEESQSRRKNKKDVNLSKTEKMGNTIESEHLSELTEEEYEAHIYQRQDLKGFMWLDAKYLNPFFTRRLTQEDLLHGRIQMKTLTNKWYEEVRQGPSGSEDDEDEAELL; this is translated from the exons ATGGGAGGCGTTTACCGTAATGTTTTGTCGCTGCTCTTTTTGCTGTTATTCGTAAGTACGTGCGTACCGCAGCGAGCCGAGACCAAACAGCCGTTGGACCTGCGTGAGAGAGATGACGACGGGGGAGGTGGTGTGAACCATAAGGGTACTCCGGTTGAAAACCAGCAAGCATCAATAAAACATGACAGAGAAGATGGACACGATTCAGTCGGCCCACAGAAGGATGGACAGTCTGTCAG CAAGTCCAATGACACTGATAGCTACAGCAACGAGACCCTCCACTCTACAATGCCTGCTGTCAAGCCAACGACGCCGGCACCCCCAACCGCCAAGCCCATTCTGCCTGTGCAGACAGGAGTCAAAGCCCAAGAAGAAGAGCAGTCCAGCGGGTTGACAATATTCTTCAGCCTGCTGGTTATTG GTATCTGCATCATATTGGTGCACCTGCTTATCAAGTTCAAACTGCATTTCCTTCCAGAGAGCGTGGCTGTCGTGTCTCTTG gGATTCTAATGGGAGGCTTCATTAAGATCATTGAGTTCCAGGAACTGGCCAACTGGAAG GAGGAGGAAATGTTCCGACCCAACATGTTCTTCCTTTTGCTCCTGCCGCCCATCATTTTTGAGTCTGGATACTCTTTACATAAG GGAAACTTCTTCCAGAACATCGGCTCCATTACTCTGTTCGCTGTGATCGGCACCGCATTCTCTGCCTTCATAGTCGGAGGTGGGATCTATTTCCTTGGGCAG gctGATGTGATCTATAAGATGTCCATGACTGATAG CTTTGCCTTTGGCTCACTGATCTCAGCCGTGGACCCCGTAGCTACCATTGCCATCTTTAACGCCCTCAACGTGGATCCGGTCCTCAACATGCTGGTGTTTGGAGAGAGCATCCTGAACGACGCTGTCTCCATTGTCCTCACGAA cACAGCGGAGGGGTTCTTTTCCCGTTCAGACAACTCCATGGTCACAGGCTGGGAGACTTTTTTGCAAGCATTGGGTTACttcctgaaaatgttttttggctCTGCGGCCCTGGGAACGCTCACTGGACTCATCTCAGCTCTT TTTCTAAAACACTTTGATCTGAGGAAGACTCCTTCACTGGAGTTTGGTATGATGATAATCTTTGCGTACCTTCCCTATGGCCTGGCAGAAGGCATCAAACTGTCTG GAATAATGTCCATCCTATTTGCTGGAATCGTGATGTCTCACTATACCCATCACAACCTGTCTCCCGTCACCCAGATCCTCATGCAGCAGACACTGCGCACAGTGGCCTTCATGTGTG AGACATGTGTGTTTGCCTTCCTTGGCCTCTCCATCTTCAGCTTCCCTCATAACTTTGAAATATCATTCGTCATCTGGTGCATA GTCCTGGTTCTTCTTGGGCGAGCAGTGAACATCTTCCCGCTGTCATTCCTGCTGAACTTTTTCAGAGACCACAAGATCACACCCAAAATGATGTTCATCATGTGGTTCAGTG GTTTGCGAGGTGCCATCCCCTACGCACTGAGCCTTCACCTTGGCCTGGAGCCCATAGAGAAACGGCAGCTGATTggcaccaccaccatcatcatcgtTCTCTTTACCATCCTCCTCCTGGGGGGCGGGACCATGCCGCTTATTCGCATCATGGACATTGAGGAGAGCCAGTCACGGCGTAAGAACAAGAAAGATGTCAATCTCAGCAAGACAGAGAAAATG GGTAATACCATAGAGTCGGAGCACCTATCAGAGCTGACGGAGGAGGAGTACGAGGCTCATATCTACCAGAGACAAGATCTGAAGGGCTTTATGTGGCTTGATGCTAAGTACCTTAACCCCTTCTTCACTCGCAGGCTCACCCAAGAG GACTTGTTACATGGCCGGATCCAGATGAAGACGCTGACCAACAAGTGGTACGAAGAAGTTCGTCAGGGACCCTCAGGCTCTGAGGATGACGAGGACGAAGCTGAACTCCTGTGA